The Bacteroidota bacterium genome contains a region encoding:
- the priA gene encoding primosomal protein N' translates to MPELYADLAIPVAVDKVFTYLVPDDLRQSVRPGMRALAPFGARAVTGVIIRVGPSPGVSRETPGRYKYIRELLDPEPVVSDDLLNLSSWIANYYMAPLGEVLRSVLPVDATRGRPRTEPVIRIDEKKRADWSRWLSETPARRLERQKAIIGELLSTETGEEVVRVRSVLEKAGASGPTLKILERKGLVSLERREVSRISTYDLYPSSLGAQQIVLNADQSEAIGTIGSSVAQGEFKTFLLFGVTGSGKTQVYIEAIRPVLELGKTVIVLVPEIALTPQIVRRFKHQFGERVVAQHSRMSAGERSDVWSAVRRGTVSIVIGPRSAVFAPLKNLGLIVVDEEQDSSYKQHDQSPHYNARDVAIMRASFSGAVVVLGSATPSFESYSNAAQGKYGLLRLPERVDNARLPEIEIVDMTLERKAKFAAYRADRKSDFVRDPVDARLNPRKFLMGSLSGILREKIADRIGRREGIILLQNRRGFSPLMECFSCGHVEVCPNCSISLTYHAQGKTLRCHYCGVEKPAPDSCPKCASADLEHRGFGTQRVEEELRELFPGAVLMRMDRDTTTGRNSHDLILRKFSDGEADILLGTQMVAKGLDFSRVTLVGVISADTQMLLPDFRSSERTFQLLAQVAGRAGRSKLRGEVIIQTYLPGHPTLRHVVAHDFTSFYESEVGAREQLGYPPFSRLVLIEFKGEEEREVLRRAAGVAESLRRHRRHVITLGPAIPPIARLKGLFRCHVLMKDLKKQDPSGRAFRRALADALGEYEKSAGGKNSSVKMTIDVDPAGMM, encoded by the coding sequence GTGCCAGAGCTTTACGCCGACCTCGCAATTCCGGTTGCGGTTGACAAAGTATTCACCTACCTCGTCCCCGACGATCTTCGTCAATCGGTCCGGCCTGGTATGCGGGCGCTTGCTCCGTTCGGAGCGCGCGCCGTCACAGGCGTCATCATCCGGGTGGGCCCTTCGCCCGGAGTATCCCGGGAGACCCCGGGCCGGTACAAGTACATCCGCGAACTCCTCGATCCCGAGCCGGTCGTGAGCGACGATCTCCTGAATCTCTCCTCCTGGATCGCGAACTATTACATGGCGCCGCTCGGCGAGGTCCTCCGCTCCGTGCTGCCCGTCGATGCGACGAGGGGCCGGCCCCGAACGGAACCCGTCATACGGATCGACGAGAAGAAGAGGGCGGACTGGAGCCGGTGGCTTTCGGAAACCCCGGCCCGGCGTCTCGAGCGGCAGAAGGCCATCATCGGCGAACTCCTTTCAACGGAGACCGGAGAAGAAGTCGTCCGGGTCCGGAGCGTCCTGGAAAAAGCGGGGGCGTCGGGGCCCACTCTCAAGATCCTGGAGCGGAAGGGGCTGGTTTCGCTGGAACGGCGCGAGGTTTCCCGGATTTCAACCTATGATCTCTACCCCTCCTCCCTCGGCGCGCAACAAATTGTCCTGAATGCGGATCAAAGCGAGGCGATCGGGACGATCGGCTCGAGCGTGGCCCAGGGGGAATTCAAGACGTTTCTTCTCTTCGGAGTCACCGGGAGCGGAAAGACGCAGGTGTACATCGAAGCGATCCGCCCGGTCCTCGAACTCGGGAAGACGGTGATCGTGCTGGTGCCGGAAATCGCCCTCACGCCTCAAATCGTGCGGCGGTTCAAGCACCAGTTCGGGGAGCGGGTGGTCGCGCAACACAGCCGGATGTCGGCCGGTGAACGCTCCGATGTCTGGAGCGCGGTGCGCAGGGGAACAGTCTCGATCGTGATCGGTCCCCGCTCCGCGGTCTTCGCTCCGCTCAAGAACCTCGGCCTGATCGTCGTCGACGAGGAACAGGATTCCTCCTACAAGCAGCACGATCAATCGCCCCACTATAACGCCCGCGACGTGGCGATCATGCGCGCGAGCTTTTCCGGCGCCGTGGTCGTGCTCGGGTCGGCAACGCCCTCCTTCGAGTCGTACTCCAACGCGGCCCAGGGCAAGTACGGGCTTCTCCGGCTCCCGGAGCGGGTGGATAACGCCCGGTTGCCGGAGATCGAGATCGTGGATATGACGTTGGAGCGGAAGGCGAAGTTTGCCGCCTACCGGGCGGACCGGAAATCGGATTTCGTGCGGGACCCGGTCGACGCGCGGTTGAATCCCCGGAAGTTCCTGATGGGGTCGCTCTCCGGAATCCTCCGGGAAAAAATAGCCGACAGGATCGGCCGGAGGGAGGGGATCATTCTTCTGCAGAACCGGCGGGGCTTTTCACCGCTGATGGAATGTTTCAGCTGCGGCCACGTGGAGGTCTGCCCGAATTGCAGCATCTCGTTGACCTACCATGCCCAGGGGAAGACTCTTCGCTGCCATTATTGCGGGGTGGAGAAGCCGGCGCCCGATTCCTGCCCGAAGTGCGCGTCGGCCGATCTCGAGCACCGGGGATTCGGGACCCAGCGGGTGGAGGAGGAATTGCGCGAGCTGTTTCCCGGGGCCGTGCTCATGCGAATGGATAGGGATACGACGACGGGCCGGAACTCCCACGATCTGATTCTGCGAAAGTTCTCGGACGGGGAGGCCGACATTCTTCTCGGGACGCAGATGGTCGCGAAGGGGTTGGATTTTTCGCGCGTGACGCTCGTCGGCGTGATCTCCGCCGACACCCAGATGCTCCTTCCCGACTTTCGCTCGTCCGAGCGGACGTTTCAGCTTCTTGCCCAGGTGGCGGGACGCGCCGGACGGAGCAAGCTCCGCGGCGAGGTCATCATACAGACCTACCTGCCCGGGCACCCGACGCTCAGGCACGTCGTCGCGCATGATTTCACTTCATTCTACGAGAGCGAGGTGGGAGCGCGGGAACAGCTCGGGTACCCCCCTTTTTCACGCCTGGTGCTGATCGAATTCAAGGGGGAGGAGGAACGGGAAGTTCTCAGGAGGGCCGCCGGGGTGGCGGAATCATTGCGCCGTCACAGGCGCCACGTGATCACCCTCGGGCCGGCGATTCCACCGATCGCGCGGCTGAAGGGGTTGTTCCGGTGCCATGTTCTGATGAAAGACTTGAAGAAACAGGATCCGTCCGGCCGGGCGTTTCGCCGGGCGCTAGCGGATGCTCTGGGAGAATACGAGAAATCGGCGGGGGGGAAAAACAGCTCGGTGAAAATGACTATCGATGTCGATCCTGCCGGGATGATGTGA
- a CDS encoding dienelactone hydrolase family protein, translated as MKNTLFGLLLITALAAGPAFPKVNSSSVRYVSGKDSVISLLSVPAGKGPFPAIIVIHEWWGLTDWVKQNAKNLASRGYVTLAVDLYRGKVAADPELAHELMRGLPEDRAARDLVAAAAYLKGRGDVDPKKIGSIGWCMGGGYSLAAALNIPDLAACVICYGRLVTDSSLVAKIPCPVLGLFGQEDPGITPEMVRDFEAAAKAAGKDIATTEYPGAGHGFMNPANTNKPGFRPDAAKDGWSKINAFFVRTLQH; from the coding sequence ATGAAAAACACACTCTTTGGTCTTCTTTTGATTACGGCGCTTGCCGCGGGCCCTGCCTTCCCGAAGGTCAATTCAAGCAGCGTACGCTATGTAAGCGGAAAAGATTCCGTTATTTCTCTCCTCTCCGTCCCGGCGGGAAAGGGACCGTTTCCGGCGATCATCGTCATTCATGAATGGTGGGGACTCACCGACTGGGTGAAACAGAACGCGAAAAACCTGGCCTCCCGGGGCTATGTGACGCTCGCAGTCGACCTCTACCGCGGGAAGGTTGCGGCGGATCCAGAGCTCGCGCACGAGCTGATGCGCGGACTTCCGGAGGACAGGGCGGCGCGCGACCTGGTCGCGGCGGCGGCCTACCTCAAGGGGCGGGGGGACGTCGATCCCAAAAAGATCGGCTCGATCGGCTGGTGCATGGGAGGCGGGTACTCCCTTGCGGCCGCCCTGAATATTCCCGACCTCGCCGCGTGCGTCATCTGTTATGGCAGGCTCGTCACGGATTCGTCCCTGGTGGCGAAAATCCCCTGCCCGGTCCTCGGCCTCTTCGGGCAGGAGGATCCGGGAATAACACCGGAGATGGTCAGGGATTTTGAAGCCGCCGCGAAGGCGGCGGGAAAAGACATCGCCACCACCGAGTATCCGGGCGCCGGACACGGGTTCATGAATCCGGCCAACACGAACAAGCCGGGCTTCCGTCCGGATGCGGCAAAGGATGGCTGGTCGAAGATCAACGCTTTTTTTGTCCGGACATTGCAGCACTGA
- a CDS encoding GspE/PulE family protein: MSTQHTAGKKDNTLRGLVSVKFTGQKKEETESVLFDSENLPEGEGTPVKRATVSKGPDGAEEAVSRKPGATRLIQTLLDEGVATKEQIATALETQGKGAGKKRFIEILIDDLGADRELVLKTVARFYSFESVDPSPMFGNKDRLQFIRQHLDGLSPANYELAVKLKVLPFELFSNGHDKLTIITPDTTHPSVHTIARAFKFLKYEIKHVPTPAWSELWRQLAFDQSAKEVGVEPEDGFSDYDRQETEKEIEKTLEDEMGRGRLNELIEGVLADGVRTGASDIHVIPKASHRTEFHFRIDGRLSLWSAITDVRSEAVITVVKDRGKNLDRFERLLSQDGFAQRTIDNKSIRFRFSTMPIHSADLGSKLESIVIRVLRSGDKNTGVEGLGMPDATKDAFMKAIRRPQGIVIFTGPTGSGKTTSQVAAISTIMDPGINIVTIEDPVEYLIEGCRQVKLNHKLDFEGALRGLLRHDPDVVMVGEMRDRITAEIAVKLANTGHLIFSTLHTNDSVSAITRLYNMGIEPFLLAYTVNIVIAQRLIRKLCDRCKTVDDNVDVDLLKDCGFTEEDIANVSFYKAVGCVHCIRGYRGRLGIFEALAMNKELRKVILKSRDFIDEDALRNLALQSGMRTLRDSAMDLVRQGITSLENVEGIILEE, translated from the coding sequence ATGTCTACACAACACACAGCTGGAAAGAAAGACAACACACTGAGGGGTCTGGTGTCTGTGAAATTCACGGGTCAGAAGAAAGAAGAGACCGAGTCTGTTCTGTTCGACTCTGAGAATCTTCCGGAAGGAGAGGGCACACCCGTCAAGCGCGCTACCGTATCGAAAGGCCCGGACGGGGCCGAAGAGGCTGTCTCCAGGAAACCGGGGGCTACGCGCCTGATCCAGACGCTCCTCGACGAGGGCGTCGCGACCAAGGAGCAGATCGCAACCGCACTGGAGACGCAGGGGAAAGGCGCGGGCAAGAAACGGTTCATCGAGATCCTGATCGACGACCTGGGTGCCGACCGCGAACTGGTGTTGAAAACCGTCGCCCGCTTCTATTCGTTCGAGTCGGTAGATCCCTCTCCGATGTTCGGCAACAAGGACCGGCTGCAGTTCATCCGGCAACACCTGGACGGGCTCTCCCCGGCAAATTACGAACTGGCGGTCAAGCTGAAGGTCCTTCCGTTCGAGCTCTTCAGCAACGGCCACGACAAGCTTACGATCATCACTCCTGACACGACCCATCCGTCCGTCCATACCATCGCACGGGCGTTCAAATTTCTGAAGTACGAAATCAAGCATGTCCCCACGCCGGCCTGGTCCGAGCTCTGGCGACAGCTCGCGTTCGACCAGAGCGCGAAAGAGGTCGGGGTGGAGCCCGAGGACGGGTTCTCCGATTATGACCGGCAGGAAACCGAAAAGGAAATCGAGAAGACCCTCGAGGACGAGATGGGGCGCGGGAGGCTCAACGAGCTGATCGAAGGAGTCCTCGCCGACGGCGTGCGCACCGGCGCGAGCGATATCCACGTCATTCCCAAAGCGTCGCACCGGACCGAGTTCCATTTCCGTATCGACGGACGCCTCTCGCTCTGGAGCGCGATCACCGACGTCCGGTCCGAGGCGGTCATCACGGTCGTCAAGGATCGCGGGAAGAACCTCGACAGGTTTGAACGGCTTCTGTCCCAGGACGGATTCGCCCAGCGCACGATCGACAACAAATCGATCAGGTTCCGTTTTTCGACGATGCCGATCCACAGCGCAGATCTGGGCAGCAAGCTTGAATCGATCGTGATTCGTGTTCTCCGGAGCGGCGACAAGAATACCGGGGTCGAAGGGCTCGGAATGCCGGACGCGACCAAAGACGCCTTCATGAAGGCGATCCGCAGGCCCCAGGGCATCGTCATCTTTACGGGCCCCACGGGAAGCGGAAAGACGACCTCGCAGGTCGCCGCGATTTCGACGATCATGGACCCGGGCATCAATATCGTCACGATCGAGGATCCGGTCGAATACCTCATCGAAGGATGCCGGCAGGTGAAGCTGAACCACAAGCTCGACTTTGAGGGCGCGCTGCGCGGACTCCTGCGCCACGATCCGGACGTGGTCATGGTCGGTGAAATGAGAGACCGCATCACGGCCGAGATCGCCGTGAAGCTCGCCAACACCGGACACCTGATCTTTTCGACGCTCCATACAAACGACTCGGTCAGCGCGATCACGCGCTTGTACAACATGGGGATCGAACCGTTCCTGCTGGCGTATACGGTGAATATCGTCATCGCCCAGCGGCTGATCCGCAAACTGTGCGACCGGTGCAAGACGGTGGACGACAATGTCGACGTCGATTTGCTCAAGGACTGCGGTTTCACGGAAGAGGATATCGCGAACGTGTCGTTCTACAAGGCGGTCGGGTGCGTGCATTGCATCCGCGGGTATCGCGGCCGGCTCGGAATCTTCGAAGCCCTCGCGATGAACAAGGAGCTCCGCAAAGTCATCCTGAAGTCGAGAGACTTCATCGACGAGGACGCGCTCCGGAACCTCGCGCTGCAGAGCGGGATGCGCACGCTTCGGGATTCCGCCATGGATCTGGTGCGTCAGGGCATCACTTCCCTGGAAAACGTCGAGGGAATCATCCTCGAAGAATAA
- a CDS encoding LemA family protein yields the protein MQRKTIVILVIVGVILFIGLSFVAWATGMYNSLVKMDESVNQAWAQVQNQYQRRLDLIPNLVETVKGYAAHESQVFTDVAEARASVGKLQMTPEILNNPQTFQRFQEAQAGLTSALSRLLAVAENYPQLKANENFLQLQSQLEGTENRIATERRRFNEVVQDYNVRVRSFPTSLMAGLTGFGQKAYFQAEPGAEKVPKVTF from the coding sequence ATGCAGAGAAAAACGATCGTCATTCTTGTTATCGTCGGGGTCATCCTGTTTATCGGATTGAGCTTCGTCGCGTGGGCCACCGGCATGTATAATTCGCTCGTGAAGATGGACGAGTCGGTCAACCAGGCGTGGGCGCAGGTGCAGAACCAGTATCAGCGGAGGCTCGACCTGATCCCCAATCTTGTCGAGACCGTGAAGGGGTACGCGGCGCACGAGAGCCAGGTCTTCACCGATGTCGCCGAGGCCCGCGCGAGCGTCGGGAAACTCCAGATGACTCCCGAGATTTTGAACAACCCGCAGACCTTCCAGCGGTTCCAGGAGGCGCAGGCCGGGCTCACTTCGGCGCTCTCCCGGCTCCTTGCCGTCGCGGAGAACTATCCCCAGCTGAAAGCAAACGAGAATTTCCTCCAGCTCCAGTCGCAACTCGAGGGGACCGAAAACCGGATCGCCACGGAGCGTCGCAGGTTCAACGAGGTGGTGCAGGACTATAACGTCCGGGTCCGCTCCTTTCCGACCTCCCTCATGGCGGGGCTGACCGGCTTCGGCCAGAAGGCCTACTTCCAGGCCGAACCGGGGGCCGAGAAGGTCCCGAAGGTAACGTTCTGA
- a CDS encoding TPM domain-containing protein, with amino-acid sequence MKAVLFFAILFFALPSGSARARQNELPVPEFHRRITDLTGTLSEGEARNFEGSLSEFEQATSNQIAVLIVPSLNGESIEEYSMRVAERNKFGKKGRDNGVLLIIAKDDRLMRIEVGYGLEGVLTDALCDQIIRRVIAPKFRQGKFAEGIDAGIEAIMKATKGEFKGSPGDRPDIRRFTPLLFVLIFIVFGILNRIFGAGRRHYVGSRGYRSGGFWFGGFGGGGGFGGGGSGGGGGGFSGGGGSFGGGGASGSW; translated from the coding sequence GTGAAAGCCGTTCTCTTTTTTGCAATACTCTTTTTCGCGCTTCCGTCCGGTTCCGCGCGCGCCCGGCAGAACGAGCTTCCCGTCCCGGAATTTCACCGCAGGATCACCGATCTGACCGGGACGCTCTCCGAGGGGGAGGCGCGGAATTTCGAAGGTTCCCTCTCTGAATTCGAACAGGCAACCTCCAACCAGATCGCCGTCCTGATCGTCCCTTCCCTGAACGGGGAGAGCATCGAGGAGTATTCGATGCGGGTCGCGGAACGGAACAAGTTCGGGAAAAAGGGAAGGGATAACGGGGTCCTTCTGATCATCGCCAAGGATGACCGCCTCATGCGGATCGAAGTCGGATACGGACTCGAAGGCGTGCTCACCGACGCCCTCTGCGACCAGATCATACGCCGCGTCATCGCGCCGAAGTTCCGGCAGGGCAAATTCGCGGAAGGAATCGATGCCGGCATCGAGGCGATCATGAAGGCGACAAAGGGGGAGTTTAAGGGCAGCCCCGGGGACAGGCCCGATATCCGGCGTTTCACGCCGCTTCTCTTCGTCCTCATTTTTATCGTGTTCGGAATTCTCAATCGAATCTTCGGTGCGGGACGGAGACATTACGTCGGATCACGGGGATATCGTTCCGGCGGTTTCTGGTTCGGAGGGTTCGGCGGAGGCGGGGGGTTCGGGGGCGGCGGATCCGGCGGCGGTGGCGGCGGCTTCAGCGGAGGGGGCGGAAGCTTTGGCGGAGGGGGGGCGAGCGGAAGCTGGTAG